The following are encoded together in the Janthinobacterium sp. Marseille genome:
- the rnpA gene encoding ribonuclease P protein component, whose amino-acid sequence MTGDRSLDFARDRRIVKTDEFSSVFRLRPVQRTAHFVLYTRQTDLPHARLGVVAAKRFAPRAVTRNTIKRVTRELFRQTALPSIDCIVRLSQPVNSKKGPATTASLKAALREELTRLFASLSLHQGVSQRLPEANK is encoded by the coding sequence GTGACCGGCGATCGTTCGCTCGACTTTGCACGCGATCGGCGGATCGTTAAAACGGATGAATTTTCATCCGTTTTTCGTTTGCGACCCGTGCAACGTACCGCACACTTCGTGCTGTACACGCGTCAGACCGATCTGCCACACGCCCGTCTGGGTGTGGTAGCAGCCAAGCGCTTCGCGCCACGTGCCGTGACTCGTAATACGATCAAACGCGTGACGCGGGAATTGTTCCGACAAACGGCATTGCCGTCCATCGATTGCATCGTTCGTCTGTCACAACCTGTTAATTCGAAAAAAGGGCCAGCCACCACGGCCAGCCTGAAAGCCGCATTACGGGAAGAATTGACGCGACTGTTTGCTTCTCTAAGTCTGCATCAAGGTGTTTCGCAGCGTTTGCCGGAG
- the rpmH gene encoding 50S ribosomal protein L34, protein MKRTYQPSVVRRKRTHGFRVRMATRGGRAVLNARRAKGRKRLAA, encoded by the coding sequence ATGAAACGTACTTACCAACCTTCCGTCGTACGCCGCAAGCGCACCCATGGCTTTCGCGTCCGTATGGCAACCCGCGGTGGCCGCGCTGTGCTCAATGCACGTCGCGCTAAAGGCCGCAAACGCCTCGCTGCTTAA